The following proteins are co-located in the Paenibacillus sp. FSL H8-0079 genome:
- the nrdG gene encoding anaerobic ribonucleoside-triphosphate reductase activating protein encodes MNLYGYIPESVNEGTGLRAVLFISGCRHACPGCFSPDSWSFRAGEPFTEERQQQILYEVTNHPLLDGVTLCGGDPFFSAAECTSWVQQLRAARPDMTVWAYTGFEYEELITDSARAELAQLCDVIIDGRYVETERDVSLPFRGSRNQRLIDVSATLATQKVVTMQLSML; translated from the coding sequence GTGAATCTGTATGGATACATCCCGGAGTCGGTGAATGAAGGGACAGGCCTGCGTGCCGTGTTGTTCATCAGCGGATGCCGTCACGCCTGTCCGGGCTGCTTCAGTCCGGATTCATGGAGCTTTCGAGCGGGTGAGCCCTTTACAGAAGAGCGGCAGCAGCAGATTCTGTATGAAGTGACGAACCATCCGTTGCTGGATGGTGTTACGTTGTGTGGTGGTGATCCCTTTTTCTCGGCAGCAGAATGTACGTCCTGGGTTCAGCAGCTTCGGGCTGCACGTCCTGATATGACGGTATGGGCCTATACGGGATTCGAATATGAAGAGCTGATTACCGATTCTGCGAGGGCGGAGCTTGCCCAGTTGTGCGATGTTATTATCGACGGGAGATATGTTGAAACGGAACGTGATGTCTCCCTTCCCTTCCGCGGCAGTCGAAATCAGCGTTTAATTGATGTCAGTGCAACACTAGCCACTCAGAAGGTCGTTACGATGCAGCTCAGTATGCTGTAA
- a CDS encoding transcriptional repressor, giving the protein MRTLNLTIQRQAVYDVVRHSEDHPTAADVMNRLVEQGYNLAYGTVYNSLRYLTDKELIRELKLGETASRYDARMDDHQHIMCEVCGKVDEVMTEVPPQWMKQVAEETGYALDHAHVVFGGVCGECRNKRIK; this is encoded by the coding sequence GTGAGAACTTTAAATCTGACGATACAACGGCAAGCGGTATATGATGTGGTGCGCCATTCAGAGGATCACCCGACAGCTGCTGATGTCATGAATCGACTCGTAGAACAAGGATATAATCTGGCCTATGGTACGGTATATAACTCTCTTCGTTATCTGACGGACAAAGAATTGATCCGGGAGCTTAAGCTCGGGGAGACAGCAAGCCGGTACGATGCCCGCATGGATGATCATCAGCACATTATGTGTGAAGTGTGCGGCAAAGTGGACGAGGTGATGACTGAAGTTCCTCCACAATGGATGAAACAGGTAGCTGAAGAAACCGGATATGCACTCGACCATGCTCATGTGGTCTTTGGAGGTGTCTGCGGGGAATGCAGAAACAAACGGATCAAGTAA
- a CDS encoding diguanylate cyclase, with product MFSTFFINICIMITFMYVSGIIAKFYSIRLPFPSLRVQLIGGLLFGIYGTVLMNYSFPLNESTIVDLRHLAIVTAAVYLGGLASVITGLVISILRILMFGISSSAIDAGFVMTLIGLSGVYFAYASWSRLTKIITMNLLGITLIFIVLMLNTDSMNSLMKVYPLQMTISFVGGIFIYFIAEFINKSNEMLFLLERRASTDHLTNLSNRRQFEKSLQSELQHAREYQQKLSLLAIDIDRFKKVNDTFGHSAGDAVLKQLGQLLVEHARSTDIVSRNGGEEFAILLLDCGQRQAMAIAESIRQGVERYQFALPDGHTIRLTISIGVAVYPDHCDDHDDNDFFEQADRALYEAKNTGRNRVCALPLRSLSLTL from the coding sequence TTGTTTAGCACTTTTTTCATTAATATCTGTATCATGATTACGTTTATGTATGTGTCCGGAATTATCGCCAAGTTCTATAGTATCCGATTGCCTTTTCCCTCGTTACGTGTTCAGTTGATCGGCGGCTTATTATTCGGCATATACGGCACAGTACTCATGAACTATTCCTTCCCTCTGAACGAGAGTACGATTGTAGATCTACGGCATCTGGCCATCGTCACCGCAGCGGTATATCTGGGAGGACTGGCTTCGGTCATTACGGGACTCGTTATCTCCATCCTTCGTATTCTGATGTTTGGCATATCTTCCTCTGCCATTGATGCAGGATTTGTCATGACGCTGATCGGACTATCCGGTGTATATTTCGCCTATGCTTCCTGGTCCAGACTGACCAAAATCATTACGATGAATCTGCTGGGCATAACGTTGATATTTATCGTCCTTATGCTGAACACGGACAGCATGAATTCATTAATGAAGGTATATCCGTTACAGATGACCATTTCCTTTGTCGGTGGGATCTTTATCTATTTCATCGCAGAATTTATTAATAAATCGAATGAAATGTTATTTCTTTTGGAGAGAAGAGCATCTACCGACCATCTTACCAACCTGAGCAATAGACGACAGTTCGAAAAATCACTTCAATCGGAGCTTCAGCATGCGCGGGAGTACCAACAAAAGCTGTCCTTGCTGGCCATCGACATTGACCGATTCAAAAAAGTAAACGACACCTTCGGTCATTCCGCCGGTGATGCGGTTCTGAAGCAACTCGGACAACTGCTCGTTGAACATGCGCGTTCCACCGATATCGTGTCACGAAACGGTGGTGAAGAATTCGCCATTCTCTTGCTCGATTGTGGACAACGTCAGGCCATGGCTATCGCTGAATCGATCCGCCAAGGGGTAGAGAGATATCAATTTGCCCTGCCTGACGGGCACACGATACGTCTAACCATTTCCATTGGTGTAGCTGTGTATCCGGATCATTGCGATGATCATGACGATAACGACTTCTTCGAACAAGCCGACCGTGCTTTATATGAAGCCAAGAACACAGGGCGCAACCGCGTGTGTGCCTTACCACTTCGTTCTCTGTCTCTTACGCTTTAA
- a CDS encoding aldo/keto reductase family protein → MDYRRLGGSGLKVSEISLGSWLTYGGYVERENAVKSIETAFDEGINFFDTANVYERGAAEELLGQTLKAYSRDSYVLATKVFGKMGDGPNDQGLSRKHIKEQCEASLKRLGVEYVDIYYCHRYHTETPIEETLRALDDLVRQGKVLYVGVSQWTAAQMEAALGTADRLLLDHIVVNQPVYNMFDRYIENEIIPLGERKGIGQVVYSPLAQGLLTGKYTSVSDIPENSRAAKLGWDEGKINADRIGKVRQLIEVADKLDLKVGQLALAWILRQNNVSSALVGASRPEQVKENAAASGVKLDAAIIEEIEGILA, encoded by the coding sequence TTGGATTATCGTAGATTAGGTGGAAGCGGACTGAAAGTGAGCGAGATCAGCCTGGGAAGCTGGCTGACGTACGGAGGGTATGTGGAACGTGAAAATGCGGTGAAATCAATTGAAACTGCATTCGATGAAGGCATTAACTTTTTTGATACAGCCAATGTATACGAACGGGGTGCAGCAGAAGAACTGCTAGGGCAGACGCTCAAAGCGTACTCCCGTGACTCCTATGTACTTGCAACCAAAGTATTTGGCAAAATGGGTGATGGTCCGAATGACCAGGGCCTGTCTCGCAAACATATCAAGGAGCAATGTGAAGCCAGCTTGAAGCGCTTAGGCGTTGAATATGTGGATATCTATTATTGCCATCGTTATCATACAGAAACACCGATTGAAGAAACACTTCGCGCGCTCGATGATCTGGTGCGCCAGGGCAAAGTGTTGTATGTTGGCGTCAGCCAGTGGACTGCGGCTCAGATGGAAGCTGCGTTGGGTACAGCAGACCGTCTGCTCCTGGATCATATCGTGGTCAATCAGCCAGTGTACAACATGTTCGACCGATATATTGAAAATGAGATTATTCCGCTGGGTGAGCGTAAAGGTATCGGACAAGTCGTATACTCCCCTCTTGCTCAAGGTCTATTGACCGGGAAATATACGTCCGTTTCCGATATTCCGGAGAACAGCCGTGCTGCCAAACTGGGCTGGGACGAAGGGAAAATCAATGCGGATCGCATCGGGAAAGTTCGTCAACTGATTGAAGTGGCGGACAAGCTGGATCTGAAGGTTGGCCAATTGGCCCTGGCCTGGATCCTGCGCCAGAACAATGTATCCAGTGCACTTGTAGGGGCGAGTCGTCCCGAGCAGGTAAAAGAGAATGCGGCTGCATCTGGCGTGAAGCTGGATGCTGCCATTATCGAGGAAATTGAGGGCATCCTTGCTTAA
- a CDS encoding histidine kinase dimerization/phospho-acceptor domain-containing protein encodes MGTAEGITRGFYEDIKEAAAHIVDVLSGILKVNTIFVATNDGVTNVILEAFNRAEELIVKGSVLPFTDSYCSLVLRDKGSVLTIQDTCEHPMTRSMDVTSGLGNRFFVGVPIMRRSGETFGTICLMDNPDYVISEPDMKTLNAMAVFLGYVVDLESTLHVQERKLSDSEQMQEQLQAEKERAESEAMTKTQMLKLMSHEIRNPLNGILGLTDLMRTPDMSEEQSEYVNMIETSGNILLSLLNNMMNFNINEAGKTVIHDDPFDLVGTIENTVYLYAGIAAGKNIELGLNLELNVSQVFVGDEVKIGQLLAHVIQYAMDSTREGSVLITAVVNGDETEETGTLLLKVKYTGQMLSDIQKLIGSNLGLAVSQNLAILMHGRIQVDRVMENETEFQISLPLRRYWELPQLASVQQRLRGRKVLLAKDPDILQGVSSLMRRWEMDVHMTSGSTVAHDWIKEGFKPDVAVVDMGLLEGGAVDFVHELKQRTDNLPVIVLVPYGMHIDLHDAETFDAVLTKPVRQADLLNALSITMP; translated from the coding sequence ATGGGAACGGCAGAAGGCATTACGAGAGGCTTCTATGAAGATATAAAGGAAGCTGCGGCCCATATCGTAGACGTATTAAGCGGTATATTGAAGGTCAATACCATCTTCGTTGCCACGAATGACGGGGTAACGAATGTCATTTTGGAGGCTTTTAATCGTGCGGAAGAGTTAATCGTTAAAGGCAGTGTCCTTCCATTTACGGATTCATATTGCAGCCTGGTATTGAGAGATAAAGGTAGCGTTCTTACCATCCAGGATACATGTGAACATCCGATGACACGATCTATGGACGTCACAAGCGGGCTCGGAAATCGTTTCTTCGTGGGCGTACCCATTATGCGAAGATCCGGCGAAACATTCGGTACCATCTGTTTGATGGATAATCCGGATTACGTGATTAGTGAACCCGACATGAAGACACTGAATGCGATGGCTGTCTTCCTGGGTTATGTTGTCGATCTGGAGAGCACGTTACATGTACAGGAGCGGAAACTGAGTGATTCGGAACAGATGCAAGAGCAGCTCCAGGCAGAGAAGGAACGGGCCGAGTCCGAGGCCATGACCAAAACGCAGATGCTAAAACTGATGAGTCATGAGATTCGTAATCCCCTGAACGGCATTCTGGGACTGACAGATCTGATGCGCACTCCGGATATGTCCGAGGAGCAGTCGGAGTATGTGAATATGATTGAGACGAGCGGCAATATCCTGCTCTCCTTGCTGAATAATATGATGAATTTCAATATTAATGAGGCAGGAAAAACCGTTATACATGACGATCCGTTCGATCTGGTCGGTACCATCGAGAACACCGTCTATCTCTATGCGGGGATTGCGGCGGGCAAAAACATTGAGTTGGGATTAAATCTCGAACTGAATGTGTCGCAAGTGTTCGTTGGTGATGAGGTCAAGATTGGACAACTGCTTGCGCATGTCATTCAATATGCTATGGATTCAACGCGTGAAGGCTCGGTTCTGATCACGGCAGTGGTGAACGGAGATGAAACCGAGGAGACCGGTACACTTCTGCTCAAGGTGAAGTACACGGGCCAGATGTTATCGGATATCCAAAAACTGATCGGAAGCAATCTGGGTCTGGCTGTAAGTCAGAACCTTGCCATTCTCATGCATGGCCGTATTCAGGTGGATCGTGTGATGGAGAATGAGACGGAATTCCAGATTAGCCTTCCATTACGCAGATATTGGGAGTTGCCGCAGCTTGCAAGTGTCCAGCAGCGGTTAAGAGGCCGAAAGGTATTGCTTGCCAAAGATCCTGACATTCTGCAAGGCGTTTCTTCCCTGATGCGCAGATGGGAGATGGATGTGCATATGACCTCCGGTTCGACGGTAGCGCATGACTGGATCAAGGAAGGCTTCAAGCCGGATGTGGCCGTTGTGGATATGGGATTACTGGAAGGCGGCGCAGTCGATTTTGTACATGAACTGAAGCAACGTACGGACAATCTGCCCGTCATTGTACTGGTTCCCTATGGCATGCACATCGACCTGCATGATGCGGAAACCTTTGATGCTGTTCTGACGAAGCCGGTCAGACAGGCGGATCTGTTGAACGCATTGAGTATTACTATGCCTTAA
- a CDS encoding winged-helix domain-containing protein has translation MQKQTDQVKIKLPGRRLPLRVKPALSDSAPLVDNCPVTRRVILISPMPGQVHELVKALTDSCFDVLVFHRWEPDLHERLVFDLLIYDLSVAGTIDAFAGISSRLNREAEHTTPCLYLVGEKMIGSASGPMLQEELLVWPARPQEALYRVQRMIGNSPALPKRGFLPEEGQRIGFKDLWLDRERMSVQRDNNRIHLTKTEYDLLLKLIDAKGAVISREEMLSDIWETDFTGGSNVVDVHIKSLRKKLGDNASSPQYIVTVRGVGYRLAD, from the coding sequence ATGCAGAAACAAACGGATCAAGTAAAAATAAAGCTGCCTGGCCGTCGTTTACCCCTGCGGGTTAAACCCGCCTTGTCTGATTCAGCACCTCTTGTGGACAATTGTCCTGTTACACGGCGTGTTATTCTAATTAGCCCGATGCCAGGGCAGGTACATGAACTGGTAAAGGCCTTGACGGATAGCTGCTTCGATGTGCTGGTCTTTCATCGCTGGGAACCGGATCTGCATGAGCGTCTTGTCTTCGATCTGTTGATCTATGATCTGTCTGTTGCCGGAACCATCGATGCATTCGCTGGGATCAGCAGCCGATTGAACCGTGAGGCAGAACATACAACGCCTTGTCTGTATCTGGTCGGTGAGAAGATGATCGGCAGCGCGAGTGGACCGATGCTTCAGGAGGAATTGCTGGTGTGGCCTGCACGTCCGCAGGAAGCTCTGTACCGGGTGCAGCGTATGATTGGCAATAGTCCTGCTCTGCCCAAACGTGGATTTTTACCTGAGGAAGGGCAACGTATCGGATTCAAGGATCTGTGGCTCGATCGTGAACGCATGAGTGTACAGCGCGATAATAACCGCATTCACTTGACCAAGACCGAATATGATCTGTTGCTCAAGCTGATCGATGCCAAAGGTGCAGTCATTTCCCGTGAGGAGATGCTCAGCGATATTTGGGAGACAGACTTTACAGGCGGAAGTAATGTGGTCGATGTTCATATCAAAAGCTTGCGCAAAAAATTGGGCGATAACGCGTCTTCGCCGCAATATATCGTAACAGTAAGAGGAGTGGGCTACCGCCTGGCGGATTAG
- a CDS encoding methyl-accepting chemotaxis protein, giving the protein MDIVQALITCMPFFRDTIRQDVTLSVIDHEKFLYFSAGESLKQLKYQPGDPLLDGNRNFADLNGGTVKRFDHYSKDIFGVPFDVAFIPIKNEQGEVIALFNLLYSMDDQDQLQQLMDATENLTNQLIDSVQHVAAHSEELSATTEEIRNNSKQAVQKSGNVTQVASFIREISEQTNLLGLNAAIEAARVGEAGAGFGVVAKEIRKLSVDTKEATARIEDSLLSVRQSIQGMENELGEITASSQEQAELVNNFMSTIEQLNETNKQLKQFVQKMISFDGK; this is encoded by the coding sequence ATGGATATTGTTCAAGCATTAATTACATGTATGCCTTTCTTTCGAGACACCATCCGTCAGGATGTGACCCTGTCCGTTATTGATCACGAGAAATTCCTGTATTTCTCGGCAGGTGAATCGTTAAAACAACTGAAGTATCAACCCGGAGACCCTTTGTTAGATGGAAATCGAAATTTTGCAGATCTGAACGGCGGTACAGTCAAACGATTCGATCACTACTCCAAGGATATATTCGGTGTTCCTTTTGACGTAGCATTTATTCCCATTAAAAATGAACAAGGTGAAGTCATCGCCCTGTTTAATCTGCTCTACAGTATGGATGACCAGGATCAGCTGCAACAGCTCATGGATGCTACCGAAAATCTGACCAACCAGTTAATTGACAGTGTACAGCATGTAGCTGCACACTCCGAGGAGCTCAGTGCCACAACCGAAGAGATCCGGAACAACTCCAAACAAGCCGTACAGAAATCAGGTAATGTAACTCAGGTCGCCAGCTTCATTCGTGAAATCTCCGAACAAACCAATCTGCTCGGCTTGAATGCAGCTATTGAAGCTGCTCGTGTAGGTGAAGCCGGTGCAGGTTTCGGCGTTGTCGCCAAAGAAATTCGCAAACTGTCTGTGGATACCAAAGAAGCAACGGCCCGTATTGAAGATTCCCTTCTCTCGGTTCGACAATCCATTCAGGGCATGGAGAATGAACTTGGTGAGATCACCGCAAGCTCCCAAGAGCAGGCTGAACTCGTAAACAATTTTATGAGCACAATTGAGCAGTTGAATGAAACCAACAAGCAATTGAAGCAATTTGTACAAAAAATGATTTCGTTTGACGGAAAATAA
- a CDS encoding anaerobic ribonucleoside triphosphate reductase, producing the protein MNMLEYATPPASDLLSDLGRRIIGAEDADTLRENANLNGDSFSGKMSRLGSETAKWHALRHVLPEELAQAVENGDLYVHDLDQYALGTTNCIFIPFDRLLAAGFNTGNGSVRTPQTIMSAMALVAIIFQSQQNSQYGGVSANKIDWDLAPYVLRSFRKHYRKGQRLFGENILLEDEQLHLDSIEAKNQCPQAYAFAYEETELETGQAAESLIHNLNTMSSRAGGQIPFTSLNYGLCTSAEGRLVSRSLLEATIRGLGNGETPVFPQHIFQCKQGINQAQGEPNYDLFRLAVTCSSRRMYPNFVNVDASFNLPYYHPEDPDTIIATMGCRTRTLADRFGRNRQSGKGNLSFNTINLVKLGIRFGICQGSRAVADRAGFYTALESVMHNAADGLLHRYRIQTVQPAKASDFMMREGVWEGGEQLAPNEPVADLLKHGTLSLGFIGLAECMTALYGRHHGQDPHVHREALNIIRTMREFCDRMSEQHNLNITLFATPAEGLSGKFTKIDRERYGLIPGVNDREYYTNSFHIPVYHTLPAYRKIEVEAPFHTLCNAGAISYVELDGNVRANTAAFLRIVQYALAQDIGYFSINHPIDRCPACGYEGVIGDVCPGCEVHEDHVHFQRLRRVTGYLTGDYKVRFNAAKQAEVRDRVKHR; encoded by the coding sequence ATGAACATGCTTGAGTATGCCACTCCACCGGCATCCGATCTATTATCCGACCTGGGAAGACGAATTATTGGCGCTGAAGACGCCGATACGCTGAGGGAAAATGCCAATCTGAATGGAGACTCCTTCAGCGGCAAGATGAGCAGGCTCGGTTCGGAGACCGCCAAGTGGCATGCTCTGCGTCATGTGTTGCCGGAAGAGCTTGCTCAAGCTGTGGAGAACGGGGATCTGTATGTACACGATCTGGACCAGTATGCACTCGGAACGACCAACTGTATCTTTATCCCGTTTGACCGTCTCCTCGCTGCGGGTTTCAACACAGGCAACGGATCGGTGCGCACACCTCAGACGATCATGTCTGCCATGGCTCTAGTTGCGATCATCTTCCAATCCCAGCAGAACAGTCAATATGGTGGCGTATCAGCCAATAAGATTGACTGGGATCTGGCTCCGTATGTACTGCGGTCTTTCCGCAAACATTACCGTAAAGGACAACGCCTCTTTGGTGAGAATATCCTGCTTGAGGATGAACAGCTTCATCTGGACAGCATTGAAGCGAAGAATCAGTGTCCACAGGCGTATGCCTTCGCCTATGAAGAGACTGAACTTGAGACAGGACAAGCTGCTGAATCGCTGATTCATAACCTGAATACGATGAGCAGTCGGGCAGGTGGTCAGATTCCGTTTACTTCACTGAACTATGGATTATGCACATCAGCGGAAGGACGCCTGGTATCACGCTCATTGCTGGAAGCGACCATCCGTGGTCTGGGCAACGGCGAGACTCCTGTCTTCCCTCAACATATTTTCCAATGCAAACAGGGGATTAATCAGGCTCAAGGCGAGCCGAACTATGACTTGTTCCGTCTGGCAGTCACCTGTTCATCACGGCGGATGTATCCCAACTTTGTCAATGTGGATGCCTCCTTCAACTTGCCCTATTATCATCCGGAGGATCCGGATACAATCATCGCCACCATGGGATGCCGCACACGTACACTGGCTGACCGCTTTGGGCGCAATCGTCAAAGTGGTAAGGGCAATCTGTCCTTCAATACGATTAACCTGGTCAAGCTCGGCATCCGGTTTGGTATCTGCCAAGGCAGCAGAGCCGTTGCCGATCGGGCAGGCTTCTACACCGCTCTGGAATCCGTGATGCATAATGCCGCTGACGGCCTGTTGCATCGCTACCGCATCCAAACTGTGCAACCTGCCAAGGCATCCGACTTCATGATGCGGGAGGGTGTATGGGAAGGTGGAGAGCAGCTCGCTCCGAATGAACCTGTTGCCGATCTGCTGAAACACGGCACGTTATCCCTTGGGTTTATCGGTCTCGCTGAATGTATGACAGCTCTCTATGGACGCCATCATGGCCAGGACCCTCATGTGCATCGGGAAGCGCTGAATATTATTCGGACCATGAGAGAGTTCTGTGACCGGATGAGCGAGCAGCATAACCTGAATATCACCCTGTTTGCCACACCTGCTGAAGGGTTGTCCGGCAAATTCACGAAGATTGACAGAGAGCGTTATGGCCTCATTCCTGGAGTTAATGATCGTGAGTATTATACGAATTCATTCCATATCCCGGTCTATCACACTCTTCCAGCTTATCGGAAGATTGAAGTGGAGGCCCCGTTCCACACGTTATGTAATGCGGGTGCAATCTCCTATGTGGAGCTTGACGGAAACGTTCGAGCCAACACCGCAGCTTTCCTGCGGATCGTACAGTATGCACTGGCACAAGATATCGGTTATTTCTCTATTAATCATCCGATTGATCGCTGCCCTGCATGTGGTTATGAAGGGGTCATCGGGGATGTATGCCCAGGTTGTGAAGTCCATGAGGACCATGTGCACTTCCAGCGGTTACGCCGCGTAACTGGCTATCTGACCGGAGATTACAAAGTACGCTTCAATGCTGCGAAACAGGCCGAAGTACGGGATCGGGTGAAGCACCGGTGA